A portion of the Tachysurus vachellii isolate PV-2020 chromosome 14, HZAU_Pvac_v1, whole genome shotgun sequence genome contains these proteins:
- the chrm2a gene encoding muscarinic acetylcholine receptor M2a — MDGINFTLGNSSEGNETEPEVETSSYKTVEVVFIVLVAGSLSLVTVVGNILVMLSIKVNRSLQTVNNYFLFSLACADFIIGLCSMNLYTVYIVIGAWPLGPVVCDLWLALDYVVSNASVMNLLIISFDRYFCVTKPLSYPVKRTTKMAGMMIAAAWVLSFILWAPAILFWQFIVGGRTVPERECYIQFFSNAAVTFGTAIAAFYLPVIIMMVLYWQISRASKSRVKKDNRKPSGTNTATGSPGQNRSNAANKLDNNNVMAEDRDRNQTQTTDEMTNQHDSKIQNGKAPSTASGEKEAKETNRDNCVPVEEKESSNDSTSGSGATAHQKPEPNNTQTPARHQAKTGASKLTCIKIVTKSPKGDCYTPSNTTVEIVPAAEKQNHVARKIAKMTKQPPKKKKAAPSREKKVTRTIMAILVAFVATWTPYNVMVLINTFCSSCIPNTVWTIGYWLCYINSTINPACYALCNATFKKTFKQLLLCQYKNIRSTR; from the coding sequence ATGGACGGAATAAACTTCACGTTGGGGAATTCCTCTGAGGGAAATGAAACGGAGCCAGAAGTGGAGACGAGCTCGTATAAAACAGTGGAGGTGGTGTTCATTGTGCTAGTAGCAGGCTCACTTAGCCTGGTAACTGTGGTTGGGAACATACTAGTAATGCTCTCTATAAAAGTCAACAGAAGCCTACAGACTGTCAATAACTACTTCCTGTTCAGCTTGGCATGCGCTGACTTCATCATCGGGCTTTGCTCTATGAACCTCTATACTGTTTATATTGTCATTGGTGCCTGGCCACTTGGCCCTGTAGTGTGTGACCTGTGGTTGGCTCTGGACTATGTGGTCAGTAATGCATCAGTCATGAACTTGCTCATTATCAGTTTTGATCGCTATTTCTGCGTCACAAAGCCGCTGAGTTATCCTGTAAAGAGGACGACTAAGATGGCGGGGATGATGATCGCTGCTGCCTGGGTGCTGTCCTTCATCCTCTGGGCTCCAGCTATTCTCTTTTGGCAGTTTATTGTGGGTGGACGCACTGTGCCAGAAAGAGAGTGTTATATCCAGTTCTTTTCAAACGCAGCCGTTACTTTCGGCACGGCTATTGCCGCCTTCTACTTGCCTGTAATTATCATGATGGTGCTATATTGGCAAATCTCTCGAGCCAGCAAGAGTCGCGTGAAAAAGGACAACCGGAAGCCTTCAGGCACCAACACCGCAACCGGATCTCCAGGACAGAATCGCAGCAACGCCGCCAACAAGCTGGACAACAACAATGTGATGGCCGAGGACCGCGATAGGAATCAAACCCAAACTACAGATGAAATGACCAACCAGCATGACAGCAAAATCCAGAATGGCAAAGCGCCATCCACAGCCAGTGGCGAGAAAGAAGCCAAAGAAACCAATAGGGACAACTGTGTCCCTgttgaagagaaagagagttccAATGACTCCACTTCAGGCAGTGGGGCCACAGCTCATCAGAAGCCAGAACCCAACAACACTCAGACACCTGCACGGCACCAGGCCAAGACCGGTGCCTCTAAACTTACCTGCATTAAAATTGTCACCAAGTCCCCTAAGGGAGACTGTTATACTCCCTCCAACACCACAGTGGAGATCGTACCGGCAGCTGAGAAGCAGAACCATGTGGCCCGCAAGATTGCAAAGATGACTAAGCAGCCCCCCAAAAAGAAGAAAGCAGCTCCTTCCCGGGAGAAGAAGGTGACACGCACCATCATGGCTATCTTGGTGGCATTCGTAGCCACGTGGACACCCTATAACGTGATGGTTCTTATCAATACGTTCTGCTCCAGCTGCATCCCAAACACAGTGTGGACCATTGGCTACTGGCTCTGCTACATCAACAGCACCATCAACCCTGCGTGCTACGCTCTGTGCAATGCCACATTCAAAAAGACCTTCAAACAGCTGTTGCTTTGTCAGTATAAAAACATACGCTCGACCAGATGA